One window of the Pyrus communis chromosome 17, drPyrComm1.1, whole genome shotgun sequence genome contains the following:
- the LOC137721900 gene encoding cytochrome P450 CYP82D47-like: MKKIAMDFHLPSLVPFVVASLAFSLFLYSIFFKSRKAVRKLPPQAGGAWPIIGHLPLLVRSSEPLHVVIAQLADTYGPIFTFMFGVKRTLVLSSSEMAKECLKTYDKVFASRVSSLASEILGYNYAFFPFSSYGYYFSHVQKMVMAEVLSPHRVEMLKHFRESEVSASMKEIYYRWTKNNKSSGSDKVVVLMKDWFADINQNVVFRMIIGKRISEATNYTHGDLIGREVFKDWLRLNATFVLSDALPFLRWLDLGGHKKTMRKVAKEVDQVLQGWLEEHKQKKKRTVSGGVKGDEEERDFMDLMLSVLDDAKVTNSFEADIINKATSLSLLLAGVDVTTGTLTWALSLLLNSPKTLKKVREEIDQNIGRERAVKESDVDNLVYLQAVIKETLRLYPPGPTLLPHASNEDCVLAGYHIPANTRVLVNVWKIHRDPKVWPDPNEFKPERFFTTHSYIDVKGQDFELIPFGSGRRMCAGIALALRIMPLTLASLLHGFEIATPAGEPVDMRESMELTNHRTSQLEVLLTPRLPAQVYEEYGK; the protein is encoded by the exons ATGAAAAAAATAGCTATGGACTTCCACCTACCATCTCTTGTACCTTTTGTGGTAGCATCATTAGCCTTTTCATTGTTCCTCTACTCTATATTTTTTAAGTCAAGAAAAGCAGTCAGAAAACTACCACCGCAAGCCGGAGGTGCGTGGCCGATAATCGGTCACCTACCCTTGTTAGTACGTTCGTCTGAGCCACTACATGTGGTGATAGCTCAATTGGCGGACACATACGGACCGATCTTCACTTTCATGTTCGGAGTGAAGAGAACCCTAGTTTTGAGCAGCTCGGAAATGGCGAAAGAATGCCTAAAGACCTACGACAAAGTGTTTGCTAGCCGTGTAAGCTCTTTAGCCTCAGAAATCTTGGGCTACAACTATGCCTTCTTTCCTTTCAGCTCTTACGGCTACTACTTTAGTCATGTACAGAAGATGGTCATGGCGGAGGTCTTATCCCCCCACCGCGTCGAGATGCTCAAACACTTTAGAGAATCTGAAGTGAGTGCATCGATGAAAGAAATATACTATCGGTGGACGAAGAACAACAAGAGTAGTGGTTCCGATAAGGTGGTGGTACTGATGAAAGACTGGTTTGCGGACATAAACCAGAACGTGGTCTTTAGAATGATTATCGGGAAACGAATTTCAGAAGCTACAAATTACACCCATGGAGACTTGATAGGGAGAGAGGTATTCAAGGATTGGCTTCGACTGAATGCTACTTTTGTACTGTCGGATGCGCTTCCGTTCTTGAGGTGGTTGGATTTGGGTGGCCATAAGAAGACCATGAGGAAGGTAGCAAAGGAGGTAGATCAAGTGCTTCAAGGATGGTTAGAAGAGCATAAGCAGAAGAAAAAGAGGACTGTTTCTGGTGGAGTGAAAGGTGATGAGGAGGAGCGTGACTTCATGGATTTGATGCTTTCAGTTCTTGATGATGCTAAAGTTACCAATTCTTTTGAAGCTGACATTATCAACAAAGCTACCTCACTG AGTCTTCTTCTAGCAGGTGTAGATGTGACGACAGGGACATTAACATGGGCACTGTCTCTACTTCTCAACAGCCCTAAAACTCTAAAAAAGGTCCGGGAAGAGATAGACCAAAATATTGGCAGAGAGAGGGCAGTAAAAGAATCAGACGTCGACAACTTGGTCTATCTCCAAGCCGTTATCAAAGAAACGCTCCGTTTATACCCTCCCGGACCAACCTTATTGCCTCATGCATCCAATGAAGATTGCGTTCTAGCCGGCTACCATATCCCAGCAAACACTCGCGTCCTCGTCAACGTATGGAAGATTCATCGAGACCCGAAGGTCTGGCCCGATCCAAATGAATTTAAACCTGAACGATTCTTCACAACACACAGCTACATTGATGTTAAAGGTCAGGATTTTGAGTTGATACCGTTTGGCAGTGGAAGAAGAATGTGCGCCGGGATAGCACTTGCCCTCAGGATTATGCCATTGACACTCGCTTCTTTGCTTCATGGATTTGAAATCGCAACTCCGGCGGGTGAGCCAGTTGACATGCGTGAGTCGATGGAATTGACCAACCATAGAACCTCCCAACTTGAAGTCCTTCTCACTCCGCGCCTTCCTGCTCAAGTATATGAAGAGTACGGGAAATGA